GACGCAGTTCCTGGCAAATCCAGATGGAATCGCACCAGATGGCAATCCTTATGCGAATATCACCACGCAGATGCTGGACCATCTCAGCGGAAATCTGATGGAACCTCATCAGGTCGTGATCGTAACGAATATTCCGTTCTTCTTCTATGATTTGCGCTATCATGATGTGAATGCACGGTTCTGGGCTGCCAAGCGCGTAGCATGGACGCCGCCCGTTGCTGCAGATCAGACCATACGCATGGCGGCTTCAACCAACTACACCGGTCAGTTAACCCTCGCCGAAAGTACCGATAATTATCGGCAGCCTTTGGTCTATGAAATCGTACAGCCCCCCACCCGTGGTGGTGGAGCCGTGGTGTACCCAGATGGATCATTCGATTTCATCTCATCCACGTCTACCGGCCCCGAAACCTTCACGTTCCGAGTCAGCAATATCGATGGTGCCACCACAGGAACGGTAACGGTCGTCGTCAGGGCACAATCACGCGGCATGCCATGGCTCATGCTGCTTTTGGGGGACTAATGCAAAAGTTCCAATCATTGGAACTTTTTTAAAACGGATGTATGATGAAAAATAAGGTGAGATAATGAAACGTGTGATGATGGGAATGATGATCGTGCTGTTCGGACTGTCTGCACAGGCTGGCGATACATGGGTCACGGTGCGCGCCGGTGTGGTGTATCGTTCGGATATGAAAATCGAAGTCTCGGGCGGAACCCATGCGTCGCAGTCGGACCGTCTCAATGCGGTAAGCCAGCTGGCAACGCAACCCTGGTCGAAAGAAACGGTCATCGGCTCCAAACCCGGAACCACAGGTGTTCCTGTTCCCACCGACGATCTGAGTTCGAAGAGCCGGACGTTTGATGATGGATATGTGACTACCTCCGGGTACACCGACGTCGATCCGAACAAGGGCACACAGGTGTGGGGATATGACGATAAGATCAATCAATATCATGCTGGCGGTACTCCGACGATTGATTATACGCGTGCCTCCAGTGCCTCCGATTCAGGCTCCTATGTGCAGTATGTCGATCGTGTAGACTCAACCTTATCGCAGACCAGTGCCCGTGAAACCTACAACAGCGACGACGATATGGCAGCACTCGGCGCGAAAGTCGATGTGCTGCTGAAAATGACGCAGAAAGAATGTTTGGGTGTGTCGATGGTTTTTGGAGCCGTAGTATCCCGTTCCGACGATCAAACCATATCGACGCGAGCTTCATCACTCATTCGCGAAGATATTCAGAGCAGCCGCACCGATGTTGTGACGGGTTATGACTGGACGGCCAGCCAGACCTACGAGGAGACGTATACCTACACAGATTATCACGATGTCATTAACAGTCTTCCTGGAAACACCTATTCGCAACCCGATGCCTTTACAAATGGACCGATTCTCACCACCATTCCATCCGACTATGATGTAGCAACCACGTCTTCATCGATCGCAACCACGCCACATTCATCAAATAACACGTCATCGCAGCGCACCCGCACATGGCAGACAGAATCACGGATCGAATACAGCAGTGATGTAACGCGTACCACGCTCAACGCCGGTTCAGAATTTGCGATGACCATGACCGAACAGCTGCATCTTGTCTTTTCGCCGCGACTAACGCTCAACTGGGTTGATATATCGACCACACGCAAGGAATACCTCGATGTCATCGCACCGGACGGTACACGAACCACCGCGCAAATGTGGCGTGACGATACGGATTCCAACAAATGGCTTCCCGGAGCGATGATTTCATTGGGTTTGGATTACGACATCAACGAGTGCTGGGGCATTCAAGTCATGCTGCAGCGGGAATGGTGTTTTGACAACGCGTCCATCGATATCGGACCTAGCGAATTAGATTTTGATTTCGATAGTTACAATGTAGAATGCACGGTGAGTTGGTCGTTTTAGTTGCGGCTGTAAGTTGACGTGCGGGAGGGACGCCGGCCTCGAATGTCATGTCGACGAATAATTCTTCTGGAGTTTATCGGGATAAAAAGGTGTAATCTTCTCCGACGGGATGTGTTAGATACCCAATAAACCAAAAGGTAGAGTGAAAGATGACTTCAGAGCAAATAATACAAAATCAGATCGATGTCCATTAATGAAATGAAGGACGTTGGGTTTGCGAGAAATTCAGATATTGACGGATTCAAACTAAAGCAACTGCGACTACTGGTCTACCAGTATTCGCTCTTGTGTCGCTTGAGGCAGGACGAGCTTGCGGCATGGGATACGATCAATGAGCTTTATGAGGATGAGTGAGGTCAGTAATGACAAGAGGAGGCTGGATGTCCGTATCGTAGCCTTACTCTTTATTACACAATGGTTTGTGTCATTTTGTTTTGCACAGACGGATTTGGTTTGCATGCAGGAAGCGTGTGGTGGGGTGCAGTGTGTTTACAGTTCTATAGACATGTATCGTGATCCTACAGGGAGCTTGAATTTAACGCAGGTGCGTTCGTTGGAGGCTCGTGACTGGACGTCGATTTCGGACAAAATAATTCAAAACATCGGGTACACACGCGATACGGTGTGGCTTCATATTACGTTTCGATCCGAGCGTGATACCCCGTTTCTCTGCTGTCTCGAATTGGGATCTACACGCATCAATTATATGGATTGGTATATTATGGCCGGCAGCAACGTGATTCACCACGCGGAATCAGGAAGTCTGGTTCCTTTTCAAAGTGCTATGCCTGAACTACGAAAACCCTCCTTGGCTGTTGACCTTCCGGCTTATGGAACACGTGATGTCTATGTGAAAATCAGGTCGGAAGCAGCTATGCAAATCGCCATACGGGTGCAGCGCGCAAGTCGATTTGTGGGTAGCACGGCTAAAGGTGAAGCTCAAAATGCTTTTTTGCTAGGCACACTGTTTGGCTTGTTGTTTTTAGCCTATTTGCTGGCATGGGCGACAGGAGATCGCTTCAACTTGTATTATGCGCTTGGTATGACGTGTATTGGACTGACCTTTCCGATCATGGGGGGATATCATGTTTGGCTGGGGCTTCCGGGACAAAAGGTGCTGACACATGCGGGAGTTCTGATATTGACGGATTTGGGTATGATATTACTACTGGGGCACTGTTCTGTTTTTTTAAAGGCCAAACAGAGCATGCCACGTCTGCATCGTATTATGGTATTTCTCTGTGTCATGGCAGTGATTGCTACGCCTGTTGCCGTCATGTTGCCTTATAGGATCGGAGTTCAGTTTACGATTATCATTATATTGGCCTCCACCCTTTGCATGGCGGTCGCGGCTGTCATTGGAATGGTTGGAAGATCGCGCGATGCATGGTTTTATGCGGCAGGCAATGGCGTGTTCTGGATTTATATGTGGATACAGATGATGTTTTATTACGGGGTGGTGAAAATCAATGTGCTACCGGAAACATTGGGGTTGATCTGCATATCGCTTTCTTTGGTCGCTTTTTTTATCAGTATGATCAAACGCGTTCGTGTATTGCGTCAGGAGAATGATCGCGCTCAGAAAAGAGCATGGCTTGTGAAAGAACAGGCGGCACGCGAACTGGAATCATTGGTGGCACAACGCACCTGCGAACTCCGTGCGGCAAAAGAATGTGCAGAATGGGCGAGTTCATCGAAAACGGCATTTATTTCACAGGTTTCCCATGATTTGCGTGCGCCGTTGAATTGGCTTATAGGTCTGGTGGAGTCTTTGTGGCTTGAAAGCAAAGAACTCAGGTTGTCGCAGGATTTTATGGATTACCTGCAACACATAAAAAGGGGCGGATACTATCTTTCGCAGTTGCTCAACAATATGTTGGATGCCAGTGCGTTGGATGTTGGAAAACCACTACTGAATCTCAGGGAATTTGACGTGCGGCAGTGGGCTGGCAGTGCCGAATGCATTGCGCAGGCGGTGGCCCATACGTCGAATATAACATTATGCTGGGATCTGGACGTTCAGGCATGTTCCGGCTGGATCAGGAGCGATCCCGCGCGGTTAGCGCAGGTTCTGATGAATCTCGTGCACAATGCCGTAAAATATTCACCTGAAGATACCGATGTGCATGTCGTTATTTCATTGCATGATGCGTGTCTTACACTGCTTGTTTGGGATGAGGGCGATGGTTTGCCCGATGAGAGTATGACGCTTTTTGATTCGTATGCAAAAGGGCGCAATCAAGAGAATTTGTTGTTTCAGGGGGTGGGCCTTGGGCTGCATATCGTCAAAAGCAATGTCGAGATGTTGAATGGTCGTATCAGCGTGAAAAACCTTGAACATGCGGGGGCGTCGTTTACTGTTACGTTTGATGTGATTCCGGTAGATGAAGGGAAGGATTAATTTGTTATGATGCGTGTTGTTATCGTAGATGACCAAAAAATTGAACGATTTCACATGCATATTCTGTTCAAACATTGTCCGGACGTGCAGGTCGTCGGCGAAAGTGATAACGTAAAGGACGCCGCTGCGATGATTAACAGCACGCAGCCGGATGCCGTTTTTCTCGATATTGATTTGGGTAAGGGGATGACCGGTTTCGATATATTGCCCTTGCTGGAAACAGATGCTAAGATCGTTTTTGTGACGCTCTATAATGAATATGCCGTACGCGCCTTTAAAGTGAATGCCTTGGACTATATCATGAAACCGGTAACCATTGAACGTCTTAGTGAAACGCTGGTACGCATCCATAAAGAGATCGCACCGCACCAGCCACAACCAGATTTCTATGATCATGCTTCCATCGGAGCACAAGACTTCATTCATCTCAAAGAGGGCCGGCGACAGGCATTGGTTCCGGTAAATCAGATTGTGGCGATTGAAGCCAACGGGGATTATACACGTGTATATACGACGCAAAATGGGGTCTATTTAATTCGGCGCACCATGAAGGAATGGCAGGTCATGCTGCCCGAAGACGTGTTTGCTGTATTGGATCGAAAATTGATTGTAGCCCGCACGCAGTTACGGGAAATCCGTGCTGACGGGAGCAGCGTGCGCGGTATTCTTGTCGTGGCCGACTGTTCACAAACCTTTGAACTGGGACGAACAGCTCTCAAAGAAGCCCGGCATGTGATGGAAATATGCAGTTTGTGAAAAGAGCTGCCTGATCGTCAAATCTCCCGGCAAAGTGTTTTTCATCGCAAAAATACGCCGTTTCATCGCATTAGCATTGAGCTCATACCTGTTTGCGGTACCTTTGACATGATTAAAATCATAAGAGACGGAACTATCGTTATTTGGGAGCCAAAAAATGACCGCTACTACGCGCACGGAGTCGATGTTAAAAAGTTCCAATCATTGGAAGTGCGATGCCGCACCGGCAGAAAAAAGTTCCAATCATTGGAACTTTCTGAAAAAAAAGTTCCAATCATTGGAACTTTTATTTGGAGTCATTTTGGCCGTTTTATTCCTTGTTCCCAGCGTTGCGCAGGCGGGGCCCCAGACGCTGGGCGGGGACGAGATCGAGAATGCGCTGCGGATTACCTGTAATGATGACGGGATGCGTATTGAGGCGTTTATTGATCAAAGTCATCTTTCTGATGAATTAACCTGGAGGGGGCAGACCTATAGTGATGATAAGAGCAGTATGATCCATTATGACAATGGCGGTACGTTTAAGTATACGGCGGGGTATTATGAAGGATTGCCGATGGGCTGCTTGATGAACTCGAACATCAGCAGCACGGTGAATCGTCGGGTGTGGGCGGGCGGCAGTGTGCAGCTTACTATGGATACGACGTATGTTTCACCCAGCCGTGCGCTGAATTATACGTTCACCATTTCTAATAAAAGCGAGTCGGTGTTGTCGAATTTGGAATTCTATCACGGGCAGGATACGTACCTGGGCTGGTCGGATAGCGGAGGCGGTTACCGGATCGTTTCGAACAATGCGGTGGGGGTGAAAAAACCGAGCATCGATGATCGAAGTAAGGAAATCTACCAGGAAATGGTGGGGGATATAAGGCCGTACAGAGTCGACAGCCTGGGGTATTACGATGTAAAACTGTTTGTAGAGCAGGGACATTTGGGGAATATAATCAATACGAATTATTACATTGATAACGGCTATGCTGCGCAATGGAATGTGGGGACGCTGAATCCGGGGGAAACCTGGACGGTTAATGTGTCTGAATTGTTCAAGGTGGGCGGGGATTACTCGCTGGTCTTTCCGGCGACGGCGGATATCGGGGTGAGTACGGTGGTGACGGGTGAGGTGCGTAATGGCGGCGATACAACGGCGATGGTTTACCTGGATGCCACGATGGATAACGGGAGCTGGACGTCGACGATCAGCGGCTTGACATCGTTTGAAATGGCGCCGGGCGCGATTTCTAATATTCTGGTGAACGTGAGCTGTCCGCCGGTGATTTCGGTGGGCGAATCGGCGGAACTGACCATTACATTAACCAATGCGGCAGGGGAATCTTCCTCGGCCCACACCACGCTGACGGGAACGTATTATGACGGCGTGGTGCTGGTGGAAAACATTACGGACGGGGCGGATCCGTCGTATGCCGGAGGGTCGGACTTCGGCGGGCATCCAGTGGGGACATATGTGACGAATGTCTTTAACGTATACAACGGCGGACCGAGCAATGTGACGATGACCAATTATACGCTGACCGGGGATACGGCGCAGTTTTCGGTGTCGGGGCTGAGTACTCCGTTGACTTTGGGGATTGGTGAATCGACGAATATTGAAGTGGTTTATTATTATAACGGATTAGGCACGCACACAGCGGCACTTACGATGCAGGATGATAAGCCGTGGACGCCGTTTGTTATGAATATGAGGGCGTATACCTGGACGATCAGCACGAATAACGGGGCCAAGCGCGGCGGCAACGAGGTGACGCTGACCAACGGACTGCTCGGCAGCGGCGCGGATATCAACCAGGTGCTGGTGGGCGGCGTGAATGCGGAAGTGGTCGATCAGCACACCAATTGGGTGACCTTTATCATGCCCGAACATCCGAACAGCGGGTTCGTAGACATCAAAATCAGCTCGATCTCGCAGGGCGCGAAAACGATGAAAGATTGCTACTTCGTGAATCCAATCGGCACCTTCGCTTCGGTTTCACCGGCTACCGGCGATTATGGAGGCGGGTATGATGTGACGATTACGGGCACCAATTTCTGCAACGGCACGCTGGCCGATATGACCAACGTGACCTTCCAGGGCGTGCCGGTGACCACCATTAAGTCTGTGGATGGATCCACGCAGGTGGTCGTGACCGTGGCTTCAGCGCAACCGGGGCCGGCCAATATTGTGATTGAATCACTAACGCACGGACGCTGTGAGCTGCGCAGCGGCTTCCGTTATGAAGGCCCCTTATTTTTCATGGATGGTAAAGGCGGCTATGCCGTGAATAACAACGGTTCGCCGGCAGCGCAGAACGGCACCGATTACGGTAACGCGGCGGTCGGTGCTTCGGTGGTGCAGTCGTTCTATATTACCAATGCGGAGTCAGCAACGCTGCATATTTCGTCGGTTTCGACCAATGGCAGTGCACCGGATGCGTTCACGGTGGTGTCGCTCAGCACAACGAATATTGACCGGAGTGAGGTGGCCGTTCTCAAAGTAGCTTTTACGCCGCAATCCGCAGGCAGCAAATCGGCGACCATCCTGATCGACAACGACGCGCCGGATGCGCCGTTCAAACTGAACCTGGCGGGTACAGCGGTGGCGATGAGCCCCATTCAGGGGCCGTTCGAAGGCGGGCAGACGGTGGAAATCAGCGGGATTTCGCTGCCGGAACGCGTTTCGTCGGTAACCATCGGCGACAAAACGGCCACCATCGTGAAACAGAACAGTACATCCATTTCCTTTATTACCCCGGCGGCATCGTTCCCCGGGCAGAAAGATGTCACACTGGTGGGCGACTCGTTTACCAATGTCTACAGCAAATCCTACACCTACAGCCGCAAGGGCCGCATCTTCGGCGATGCCACGGATGACTGGACGCAGTGGGAGACGCTTCCGGATATGCCTCATGGCATTACGCCGCGTTCCAATTACTGGTTTGCATCTGTTTGCGAATACGATGATTATGTGATGGCTGTTGGCGGAACCTGGACCGGTCAGATGATGAAAGGCACCTTCTATTACGACGGATTTGAGTGGTTCAACGGGCCGGAACTGCCCTTCGGCTGGGCGGGCATGGCGCTGGCGGCGGATGATACGCTGCACCTGATGGGTGGCTATTCACTGACAATGTATCAAAGCACCAGTGCCCGCTCGCTGGGATCTAATTATGTGAAATCCTCCTGGACGTTTGATGGAAATGGCTTCGTGTCTAACGCGCCTTTGAACACCTATCAGGATGATAAGCCGATGTATATGGCCGGTGCCTATGTGGGCGGTGAGGTTTATACGATAGGTGGAGCATACGGATATTGGTCGGGCGGGGTCGACATCTATCGTCAGACCAACATTTACCGCCTGGCAGGACAGGAATGGGTGAAAGACGGCGGACTTCCGGGTTTCTCAGGCTCCAGCTACGGTGTCTATCATGGCAGAACAGCGATGTTATCCAACAAATTGTATATGGTCGGCGGCTACGGCTGGACGCAAGATTATAACCCTGTGACCAATGCCTATATGTTTGACGGTACGAATTGCACGCAGATTGCGGGTTTGCCCTACAAGCTGGGGCGTCTGGCGGTGGGCGTGGCGAGCGGTCATGTTTATGCGGCAGGCGGTTCGCCCTATTACTACGGTGGCAGCCCGTACTTCTCAAATCGGGTCTATCGGTTGGATGGCAGTGCCTGGACGGAAATCGCTGACTTGCGGCTTCCAGACGGTGTCGCTCCGTTCTATGGCGGTGCAACGCTGGATGACCGGTTTTACGCCATTGGACCGACGAGTTATGCCTATCCGGCGCGCACCTATGCCAGCGGCGTTTCGCCGACGGGCTGTGTGGCCAGCGGCGGTGTGACGGTGACGATTACCGGGCGCGATTTGTGCGATGGTACGCTGAGCGATGTGACCAGCGTGCTGCTGGCGGGCAACGAAGTGACCTCGATTGACAGTGCATCGGCCACGCAGATCGTGGTCACAGCCGCCGCAGGCAGCGGCGCCATCGGCGATGTTGTGGTGACCTCGGTGAAATACGGGCAAACGGTGGCCTCCAATGCGTTCACGTATTCGGGCATCGGCATCCAGGTGCTCGATGCGGATGGAAATCTGGTGGTGGCCGATCAGGCAGCCTCGGAGGATGCCGGAACAGCGTTCGGATATATTCCGTCGGGCACGCCGGTGACCAACTGGTTTACGATTGAGAACACCGGCGACGGTGTGGTGACCTTCTTCGGCCTGTCGACCAACGGATCGGATGTGTTCAGTACGGGTGATTTTGAGCTGCCGGCGACCCTGGCCGTAGGGCACACAACCAACCTGCCGATCGTTTGCGATGCCAGCACGGTGGGGGATCATATGGCGACGCTGTATTTCGTGAATGACACAGCGGGCGCGTCCTCGAACTACCCGGTGAATCTGAGCGCGTCGGTGTTTAACCTGAGCACGAATGCCGGTCCGATCCAGGGCGGGCAGACGATCATGATCACCAATGGTGTGATGGGCAACGGTTCGGATATTTCGGCGGTCTATTTCTACACATTCAGCGCGACAATCCTGGACCAGGGATCGAACTGGGTGCAGGTGGTGACGCCGGCGACCGAATGGGCGATGACTTGTGATGTTAAAGTGCATTCCGATAGCCGAGGCGATACGGTGCTGGCTGATGCCTATACCTACCGCGAACAGGCCTGGATCGGTGCCATCAATTATTCGGATGGCGAGTGGAAGGAAATGAATGGTCCGGCCGGTGGCGTTAATGATATGCGGGTTGGTCCAGATGGGGCGTTGTATGCCTGTGGTTTCTTTACGAATCTGTGTGACGGGACGTATGTGCCGTCTCGTGTGGCTAAATATCAATATGGTGTATGGACGCCAGTGGGGTCGAATGTGTTCGACAGCAGTGTCTTTTCCATCGAATTCATGGGGACGAACCTGTATGTCGGTGGGGCATTTTACAGAGTGGATACGAACGTTGTAGAGTACATGGCAAGGTATAACGGGACGGACTGGGTTGCGGTCTACACAAACGACATGGATTCTACCGTATATGCGTTGGCAACAGATGGGACAAACCTCTATCTGGGTGGGAGTTTTGACTATTTTGATAGCCCCACCAACGTAGCCGTTTGGAATGGAACCACGCTGGAGAATATCGGAAGCGGAATCACAAACGATGTATATGCCCTGAAATATCACGATGGCTATCTGTATGCGGGCACAGATGGTTCAAGTATCGGGGAGTTTGCGCGTTGGAATGGGACAACCTGGCAGCATCTGGCGCAGCATCTGGATGACGGGGTGTTTGCTCTTGCCGCTGAGGGCAGTCATGTCTATTTCGGTGGGTATTTCACGTGGGAAGATGCCGTTGGTCCAATGGATTATGTGGGACAATATGATGGGGCGATCAGCGGAATGGCTGGTGGTCTCAGCAACCGCGTGACGGCGATGGATACATTGAATGACGGGAATATTGTCGCCGGTTATTATCAGTATGGTTATGTGGATGGGGTACCAACGGTAGACAACATGGCGGTCTGGAATGGAACGGGCTGGGTACCTTGCGGGGATGAAACGGCGTATTACGGAAACGTCGATTGTCTGCAGGCTGTTTACAACGGTATTTATGTGGGCGGCGATATCCGTGATGCAAGTGGTGGAGCGATCAGTAACTGTGCCTTCTTTGCCTTTAGCCAGACCAACTCAATCTCACCGAAAACCGGTTCGTCAGCAGGTGGTACCACGGTGAAAATTCCAGGATATAACCTCGGAAACGGAACAACTGAAGACGTATAT
Above is a window of Spartobacteria bacterium DNA encoding:
- a CDS encoding response regulator transcription factor; translated protein: MMRVVIVDDQKIERFHMHILFKHCPDVQVVGESDNVKDAAAMINSTQPDAVFLDIDLGKGMTGFDILPLLETDAKIVFVTLYNEYAVRAFKVNALDYIMKPVTIERLSETLVRIHKEIAPHQPQPDFYDHASIGAQDFIHLKEGRRQALVPVNQIVAIEANGDYTRVYTTQNGVYLIRRTMKEWQVMLPEDVFAVLDRKLIVARTQLREIRADGSSVRGILVVADCSQTFELGRTALKEARHVMEICSL